The Pygocentrus nattereri isolate fPygNat1 chromosome 2, fPygNat1.pri, whole genome shotgun sequence genome has a window encoding:
- the si:ch211-196f2.6 gene encoding immunoglobulin domain-containing protein: MNKNSLRVFFVVAFLQAGVSNSSVNIRQRQEGDRLNVTCVLFGKENLTQVTWEKLQDTNRTSMGVFHPHYGIHIESRQAGRVKIEGTQRPLAYSSLSVELEALNKSGQICCVFMTFPSGNLRQCAKIGDSEEMIDSSATKTAAHGAKHELGIFGQLGAVIIGSILSLLFFITSFYFCHRCCCRRRRVFNVEQPYLTDPPASTETHTEERPAQHAAPGFDPTKLYAKIKEDFYYGRLWKSYQGRSRIPTQGSPSPPRQIYYRLGERPVPQREEEGATKGPDTVTSSPSDTSN; encoded by the exons ATGAATAAGAATTCTCTCCGTGTGTTTTTCGTCGTTGCCTTTCTGCAAGCAG GCGTCTCTAACAGCAGTGTAAATATCAGACAGAGGCAGGAGGGAGATCGCCTAAACGTCACCTGTGTCCTGTTTGGTAAAGAGAATCTAACCCAGGTCACCTGGGAGAAGCTGCAAGACACGAATCGCACCAGCATGGGTGTATTTCATCCCCACTATGGCATCCACATAGAATCCAGGCAGGCCGGCAGAGTAAAGATCGAGGGGACTCAACGTCCTCTTGCCTACTCGTCTCTCTCTGTGGAGCTGGAAGCTTTAAATAAGAGCGGGCAGATCTGCTGTGTGTTCATGACGTTTCCTTCAGGCAACCTGAGGCAATGTGCCAAGATTGGTGACAGTGAAGAAATGATTGACAGCAGTGCCACAAAAA CTGCAGCACATGGTGCCAAACATGAGCTGGGCATATTCGGACAGCTGGGAGCAGTAATAATCGGCTCCATTCTTTCCCTCCTATTCTTCATCACCTCTTTCTACTTTTGTCACAGGTGTTGCTGTAGAAG gaGACGTGTGTTCAATGTGGAGCAGCCGTATCTCACAGACCCTCCGGCATCTACAGAG acacacacagaggagagaCCTGCACAACATGCTGCCCCTGGCTTTGACCCCACAAAACTGTATGCAAAGATTAAAGAGGATTTCTACTATGGCCGGCTTTGGAAGTCCTACCAAGGCAGATCCAGGATACCTACACAAGGATCTCCGTCTCCCCCGAGACAGATTTACTACCGTCTAGGTGAGAGGCCTGTaccacagagagaggaggaaggagCAACCAAAGGCCCAGACACAGTGACGTCATCACCATCAGACACCAGCAACTGA
- the LOC119262516 gene encoding histidine N-acetyltransferase-like, whose translation MECEMGVCVGESDGLTFWLARPQDYDEVMAISKGIYGGTDYLPHRYHSWMTEPNRVTIIARRDGKLVALESGLVVDGGTTEVVTGLRVCPSERGRGLAGVIQRVTDRYIKQVYPSVNIKRLTRSDDPGPEKLFTVLARRAVLSLQGKAETFDSFVLGLKAKLANMEKSGEVTATSHELVVLKDSHHLKALLLDPDLSSRLQLPGGAIIQDWLPLKPMESNLEVLRRSNLSWLADISNDKPTFMSCCTPPYPVPFNGGSLTLNIDMYGEVLFLAIKAMIIHLEQVREQIYGGVVVHIYIPHSLWEGMKKFCEGDEGVKQYMDFWEQLFLERELS comes from the exons ATGGAATGTGAAatgggagtgtgtgtgggagagagtgaTGGACTAACGTTTTGGCTGGCCAGACCACAGGACTATGATGAGGTGATGGCCATATCGAAAGGCATCTATGGAGGTACAGACTACCTACCTCATCGTTATCACAGCTGGATGACCGAGCCGAATAGAGTCACCATAATCGCCAGGAGAGATGGGAAGCTG GTGGCACTGGAGTCTGGACTGGTAGTAGATGGGGGCACAACAGAGGTGGTGACAGGGCTACGGGTGTGTCCGAGTGAACGAGGTCGTGGTCTggctggagtgatccagagaGTGACTGACAGATACATTAAGCAGGTTTACCCAAGTGTAAATATCAAGCGGCTAACAAGAAGTGATGACCCAGGACCTGAAAAACTATTCACTGTTCTGGCTCGACGG GCCGTGCTGTCTTTACAAGGAAAAGCTGAGACCTTTGATAGCTTTGTTTTAGGCCTGAAAGCAAAACTGGCCAACATGGAGAAGTCAGGTGAAGTCACAGCCACCTCCCACGAACTAGTTGTTCTGAAGGACAGTCATCACCTGAAGGCCTTACTCCTAGACCCTGACCTGTCGTCCAGATTGCAGCTTCCAGGAGGTGCCATCATCCAAGACTGGCTGCCTCTGAAGCCGATGGAGAGCAATTTGGAAGTCTTAAGAAGAAGTAACCTTTCCTGGTTAGCTGACATTTCCAATGATAAACCCACATTCATGAGCTGTTGCACACCTCCCTACCCTGTTCCATTTAATGGAGGGTCTTTAACTTTGAACATAGATATGTATGGAGAAGTTCTTTTCCTGGCAATAAAAGCAATGATAATCCATTTGGAGCAGGTAAGGGAGCAGATTTACGGAGGTGTGGTGGTTCATATCTACATACCTCATAGTCTATGGGAGGGCATGAAAaagttctgtgagggagatgaGGGAGTGAAGCAATACATGGATTTCTGGGAGCAGCTGTTTCTGGAGAGAGAGTTGTCATGA